TTACCAGAAACGCATAACCGAAGATTGCCGCCTTATCCCGGCGGATTTTTACGGCGCCACCAAAGGCGCAGTTGAACTTTTTATTTCGGCTTATTCCCATTATTACCCCAAACTGAAATTTAACATAATCCGCCCAGGTTACACCTTTGGAAACCCCGTGGTGCCGGGTTCTTCAATGCAGCCCGATAACAGGTTCCGCCAGATATGCGCGGACGCGAAAGCCGGCAGGACAATACAGGTAATTAAAAATGACGGCACACAGTTTATATGGGCCGGCGATCTGGCCGTATTATACAGAAAAGTCCTTGAATCAAACCTTAAACAGGAAACCTTTTACGGTTTAAGCAGGAATTTTTTAAGCTGGGAACAGGCGGCAAAGTGGGCCATAAAATATTCCAACAGCAAAAGCAAACTGGAAGTATTTGACTGCGGCTATTCCGAAGACCCTGTTATGTTCTCTGTGGAAAATATGAACAAACACTTTGGGCTTACTTTTAACTCACAGGAAAAGGTAAAGGAACACATAAAATATATCCTTTCCCTTTAATTGCCGCCGCGGATTGTTCTTACTTTCTTTTCTTTTACATTTTCTGCCCGCGGTTTATCCGTAAATTTAAACTTGCGGCTTATCACACACCCTTTACGGCCCGGGTCGCACTTTCCCTTTAACAGCATGCACTCTTCTTTATTTTCATATTTACAGAATGACGACTGCATTAACGCGCCTTTTACGGAACAGCTATAACTTCTGTGACTCCCGGTACTTCTTCTTTAAGGCGGGCTTCAACACCCTGTTTTAAAGTCATCTGTGACATAGGGCATCCCTGACAGGCTCCCTGAAGGCGTACTTTTACAATGCCGGTTTTTTCATCCACATCTACAAGTTCTAAATCCCCGCCGTCTGCCTGAAGGTACTGCCTTAAATCTTCTATAACCGCTTTCACTTTTTCTTTCATGTTATTACCTCCTGAATGTATATCACTTCTTTTGTGATATTATGTCATTTTTATTCCTAAAAGTCAAGTTTCAAGAATACAATTATTTTAAACGGTTGTCAAGAAACCTTAACCCATTTTAGGG
The nucleotide sequence above comes from Candidatus Goldiibacteriota bacterium HGW-Goldbacteria-1. Encoded proteins:
- a CDS encoding NAD(P)-dependent oxidoreductase, whose product is MLTYYHKHQFCQYAGGFMRVYLTGGTGFIGSFTAMELAKAGHEVIILARNPQKAPALGKIKNIKIVKADMKDFKALSAAIKKPDALVHIALCWGDTGPEIIENETLNSVRLIELAIKKGAQKILYTSSTAASGYYQKRITEDCRLIPADFYGATKGAVELFISAYSHYYPKLKFNIIRPGYTFGNPVVPGSSMQPDNRFRQICADAKAGRTIQVIKNDGTQFIWAGDLAVLYRKVLESNLKQETFYGLSRNFLSWEQAAKWAIKYSNSKSKLEVFDCGYSEDPVMFSVENMNKHFGLTFNSQEKVKEHIKYILSL